A stretch of Methanobacterium sp. DNA encodes these proteins:
- a CDS encoding universal stress protein, producing the protein MNFHKYNRILMPTDGSKCSIKASKHALWVADMSDAVIIVLHVVDTHILQLGYSGFFSEDIYEILKKEGKETIEKFRKKLEENKSKCSHDIKIITKIRDGEPYDEIVKTIDEENIDLVVIGASGRHGIDRLLLGSVTERVIRKSAAPVLVVH; encoded by the coding sequence ATGAATTTCCACAAATATAATAGGATATTAATGCCCACAGATGGTTCAAAATGCTCTATAAAAGCAAGTAAACATGCATTATGGGTCGCAGATATGAGCGATGCAGTTATTATAGTTTTACATGTGGTTGATACACATATACTCCAATTAGGTTATTCAGGATTTTTTAGTGAAGACATATATGAAATACTCAAAAAAGAAGGAAAAGAAACAATTGAAAAATTTAGAAAAAAATTGGAAGAAAATAAAAGCAAATGTTCCCATGATATTAAAATAATAACTAAAATCAGAGATGGAGAACCATATGATGAAATAGTAAAGACTATTGATGAAGAAAATATCGATTTAGTTGTTATTGGAGCATCTGGTAGACACGGTATAGATCGACTTTTACTTGGAAGTGTGACAGAACGGGTTATAAGAAAATCAGCAGCCCCTGTTTTAGTGGTTCATTAA
- a CDS encoding HAD-IC family P-type ATPase has product MSGEIKWYQRSVNETFEILKTSSNGLSSTEVKKRLKKYGNNEISFKQISPFLRFIRQFNNPLIYVLIAAAVFTTFIGELIDTAVILGVVIANTIIGFIQEGKAESSIEALEKMMVPECTVLRDGEKKSILARELVPGDVVILGSGAQVPADLRLFRVKNLHADEAALTGESVPVSKSVEDIIASEIPPADQNCIAFSGTFITEGSGQGIVIATGENTEMGKIAEIMKETHKIKTPLIKKMDKFSEIIVVAIILIAFLNFIISYLFGYGLIYSFMASSSLAVAAIPEGLPAVLTITLALGVSAMARRNALIRKLPSVETLGRATVICSDKTGTLTKNQMTVVSIYSGEKAYHVTGTGYKPQGEFIFEGNQVKLSQEPPEFIQTLKTGMICNNASLVEDDNEYKVVGDPTEGALIVSAFKADITEKPPQLDEVPFQSENRFMATLNQGKNENIIYVKGSPEKLIKLSSNQLINGKIGHVQNKQISSVADEMAENALRVLGFAYKVVSKNQKEVSREEIDDLTFLGLQGMIDPPREEVIGAIEKAKGAGIRTVMITGDHAITAKAIAQQLGIGLGEDRVVTGKEINKMANKELSDIVGEVSVYARVAPEHKYRITTQLQKRREVVAMTGDGVNDAPALKAADIGIAMGITGTDVSKEASDMVLADDNFASIVKAVEEGRYIFENIRKVILYTLAANGGQGLIILGAVLLSPFIPLFVFSLPLEPVQILWINLFVSIFLSLPLIKEPKEKGLLKFPPRDPKEQIVNRLFLRKVGIVSLAIAGAGLSVFYIYGIPAFSGSVDAFTVIQAQTAAFATVILAHIFYILTARSIYDSAFTFSPISNKWLLMGISAMLISLLMIVYLPPLEFIFRTEAIPLEWWITIVLFALPGFFLIEMEKYLVKRSKMQ; this is encoded by the coding sequence ATGTCAGGTGAAATCAAGTGGTATCAAAGGTCAGTAAATGAGACTTTTGAAATTTTAAAAACCAGTTCTAATGGACTCAGCTCTACAGAGGTAAAAAAGAGACTAAAAAAATATGGAAATAATGAAATAAGTTTTAAGCAAATAAGTCCGTTTTTAAGATTTATAAGGCAATTCAACAATCCTTTAATATATGTTTTAATTGCAGCAGCTGTATTTACGACATTCATAGGTGAATTAATCGACACAGCAGTTATTTTAGGAGTGGTAATTGCTAACACAATTATAGGATTTATTCAGGAGGGAAAGGCAGAATCATCAATTGAAGCTCTTGAAAAGATGATGGTTCCAGAATGCACAGTGCTGAGGGATGGTGAGAAAAAATCTATTTTGGCACGTGAACTTGTTCCTGGAGATGTGGTTATACTCGGAAGTGGGGCTCAAGTACCTGCCGATCTTCGTCTTTTCCGGGTTAAAAACTTACATGCTGATGAAGCAGCCCTTACAGGAGAGTCTGTACCTGTTTCAAAGAGTGTTGAAGATATAATCGCCTCAGAAATTCCTCCTGCAGATCAAAACTGTATTGCCTTCAGCGGCACTTTCATCACCGAAGGTTCTGGTCAGGGAATTGTTATAGCTACTGGTGAAAATACAGAAATGGGTAAAATTGCAGAGATAATGAAGGAAACCCATAAAATTAAAACTCCCTTAATTAAAAAAATGGACAAATTTTCTGAAATCATAGTGGTGGCCATTATACTTATTGCATTTTTAAATTTTATAATCTCTTACTTATTCGGTTATGGACTTATTTACTCTTTTATGGCCTCATCTTCACTTGCTGTTGCGGCAATACCTGAAGGATTGCCCGCAGTACTGACCATAACTTTAGCACTGGGTGTTAGTGCCATGGCACGCAGAAATGCGCTTATAAGAAAATTACCCTCCGTAGAAACATTGGGCCGTGCCACGGTGATTTGTTCGGATAAGACTGGTACACTCACCAAAAACCAGATGACTGTGGTCAGCATCTACAGCGGAGAAAAAGCATACCATGTTACTGGAACAGGATACAAACCACAGGGTGAATTTATATTTGAGGGTAATCAGGTTAAATTATCCCAGGAACCTCCAGAGTTCATTCAAACACTGAAAACAGGCATGATATGCAATAACGCATCTTTAGTTGAAGATGATAATGAATATAAAGTGGTGGGAGACCCCACAGAAGGTGCTTTAATTGTATCTGCATTTAAGGCAGATATCACTGAAAAGCCACCTCAACTGGATGAAGTGCCCTTCCAATCAGAAAACAGGTTCATGGCCACCCTAAATCAGGGCAAAAATGAAAACATCATCTATGTTAAGGGATCTCCTGAAAAGCTGATTAAATTGTCCAGTAACCAGCTTATAAATGGGAAAATAGGGCATGTCCAAAATAAGCAGATATCATCTGTTGCCGATGAAATGGCTGAAAATGCTTTAAGAGTACTCGGTTTTGCATATAAAGTCGTTTCAAAGAACCAAAAAGAAGTCAGCCGCGAAGAAATTGATGATCTCACTTTTCTGGGGCTTCAGGGGATGATTGACCCTCCAAGGGAGGAAGTTATAGGTGCAATTGAAAAAGCAAAAGGGGCAGGGATAAGGACTGTTATGATAACCGGGGATCATGCCATAACTGCAAAAGCTATTGCTCAACAGTTAGGAATTGGTTTAGGGGAAGATAGGGTAGTTACCGGAAAAGAAATAAACAAAATGGCCAATAAAGAGCTTTCTGATATTGTTGGTGAAGTTTCAGTTTATGCCCGGGTCGCACCCGAACATAAATACAGGATAACCACCCAATTACAGAAAAGAAGGGAAGTTGTTGCAATGACAGGGGATGGGGTAAATGATGCTCCGGCCTTGAAGGCTGCAGATATAGGAATAGCAATGGGAATAACCGGGACTGATGTAAGTAAAGAAGCATCAGACATGGTGCTAGCCGACGATAACTTCGCAAGCATAGTAAAAGCAGTAGAAGAAGGAAGATACATCTTCGAAAACATCAGAAAAGTCATATTATATACTCTTGCTGCAAATGGGGGGCAAGGATTAATAATACTTGGCGCGGTACTGCTTTCACCATTTATCCCTCTTTTTGTGTTCAGCCTTCCTTTAGAGCCTGTGCAGATTCTGTGGATAAATCTCTTTGTTTCCATATTCTTATCTTTACCATTGATTAAAGAGCCCAAGGAGAAAGGACTGCTTAAATTTCCACCACGCGATCCTAAAGAGCAGATAGTGAATCGTTTATTTTTAAGGAAGGTAGGTATAGTTTCCCTGGCCATAGCAGGTGCAGGCTTATCCGTATTTTATATTTACGGGATACCCGCCTTTTCAGGTTCTGTAGATGCATTTACGGTGATACAGGCACAAACAGCAGCTTTTGCAACCGTTATACTGGCCCATATCTTTTATATCCTAACTGCAAGATCAATCTACGATTCTGCATTTACTTTCAGCCCGATATCCAATAAATGGCTGCTTATGGGAATTAGTGCAATGCTAATATCTTTATTAATGATAGTGTATCTTCCTCCGCTTGAATTCATCTTCAGAACAGAGGCCATACCACTGGAGTGGTGGATAACCATAGTGCTCTTTGCATTACCTGGATTCTTCCTAATAGAAATGGAGAAGTATCTGGTGAAAAGAAGTAAAATGCAATAA
- a CDS encoding P-II family nitrogen regulator: MNNGNPFQIIFAIVEAERGSEILEEAQKAGAEGGTVFYGRGTGVHEHEKILGIPIEPAKEIIMILIKKELADKVLDAIVRAGKLNEPGKGLAFVLNVSKVAGICHDPSCSIEDEF; this comes from the coding sequence ATGAACAATGGAAACCCATTTCAGATTATTTTTGCGATTGTTGAGGCAGAAAGGGGAAGTGAAATCTTAGAAGAAGCACAAAAAGCAGGGGCAGAGGGGGGAACAGTTTTCTATGGGCGAGGAACTGGTGTACATGAACATGAAAAGATTTTAGGGATTCCAATCGAGCCAGCTAAAGAAATAATCATGATACTGATTAAGAAAGAACTTGCAGACAAAGTACTTGATGCTATTGTAAGAGCAGGAAAATTAAATGAACCCGGTAAAGGACTTGCATTTGTGCTGAATGTTTCTAAGGTGGCGGGAATATGTCATGATCCATCATGTTCAATTGAAGATGAATTCTAA
- a CDS encoding DUF1538 domain-containing protein, with protein sequence MDFNLPLEVFIEVIEAITPVIVLFIFFQLIVLKKVPPNFKRMLVGILMTTIGFFLFLLGARISLIPMGEKIGAFLSETNSFLVIFLIFVIGIIVVFAEPAVSLLAYEIEKVSAGYLKRKYIIPIIALGVGIALTLIILRIYFEIPIAFILIPGYILLLFLTYISPGDIIPIAFDSGAVATGPVVVTFALPIITSIAIGMLGGESGVFGLGTIGVIAMCPIILMLLFGIMIKRRIKK encoded by the coding sequence ATGGATTTCAATTTACCACTTGAAGTTTTTATTGAAGTTATTGAAGCCATAACTCCAGTTATCGTGTTATTTATATTTTTCCAGCTTATTGTACTTAAAAAAGTACCCCCTAATTTTAAGAGAATGCTTGTTGGTATATTAATGACCACAATAGGTTTTTTCTTATTCCTTTTAGGGGCTAGAATAAGTTTAATTCCCATGGGAGAAAAAATAGGCGCATTTTTATCGGAAACAAATTCATTTTTAGTGATTTTCCTGATATTTGTTATAGGTATTATCGTTGTTTTTGCTGAACCTGCTGTTAGTCTTCTTGCTTATGAAATAGAAAAAGTTTCGGCAGGATATTTAAAAAGAAAATATATCATTCCAATTATTGCATTGGGAGTTGGAATTGCATTAACACTTATAATCTTGAGAATTTACTTTGAAATTCCTATTGCATTTATTTTAATACCAGGATATATTCTATTACTGTTTTTAACGTATATATCTCCCGGAGATATCATTCCCATAGCATTCGACTCAGGGGCTGTTGCTACAGGGCCAGTAGTTGTTACCTTTGCTCTACCAATCATAACCAGTATTGCCATCGGTATGCTGGGTGGTGAATCTGGTGTTTTTGGACTTGGAACCATTGGAGTAATAGCCATGTGCCCCATAATTCTCATGTTATTATTTGGAATCATGATTAAAAGGAGGATAAAAAAATGA